The following are encoded together in the Gordonia insulae genome:
- a CDS encoding WXG100 family type VII secretion target, with protein MTGANSGLNLDVVAAQASSQSISGIVETMRGILRQVQSSADSGMGSWGGSAAKSYNSTQTDWSATAAKLQAALDEIEGKLTTGFKGYAEHDEDLAQTIAASTGGHLTI; from the coding sequence ATGACAGGTGCAAACTCGGGATTGAATCTCGATGTGGTTGCCGCGCAGGCATCGTCGCAGTCGATCAGCGGGATCGTTGAGACGATGCGCGGCATTCTCCGGCAGGTCCAGAGTTCGGCGGACAGCGGGATGGGATCGTGGGGCGGTTCGGCCGCGAAGTCCTACAACTCCACGCAGACCGACTGGAGCGCCACGGCCGCCAAGCTGCAGGCCGCTCTCGACGAGATCGAGGGCAAGTTGACCACCGGGTTCAAGGGATACGCCGAGCACGACGAAGATCTCGCGCAGACGATCGCCGCCAGCACCGGCGGACATCTCACCATCTGA
- a CDS encoding WXG100 family type VII secretion target, whose translation MSEPIKYDFAGLDTLSGDLNRHFGALGELSDQLKSEVTKLSGNWTSPEGAEGYRVAQAHWDKLYEEARMQLGGLGRGVSNASERMAHTDKSVGATFHA comes from the coding sequence ATGTCCGAACCCATCAAGTACGACTTCGCCGGTCTCGACACCCTTTCCGGCGACCTGAACCGCCACTTCGGTGCACTGGGTGAACTGTCCGATCAGCTGAAGAGTGAGGTCACCAAGCTCAGCGGCAACTGGACGTCCCCGGAAGGCGCCGAAGGCTACCGCGTCGCGCAGGCGCACTGGGACAAGCTGTACGAGGAAGCCCGCATGCAGCTCGGCGGCCTGGGCCGGGGCGTCTCGAATGCCTCGGAGCGGATGGCGCACACCGACAAGTCGGTCGGGGCCACCTTCCACGCCTGA
- a CDS encoding amino acid permease, translating into MSNPLTRIKSIEQSMADTDEPEHSLRKNLSAWNLIVFGVSVVIGAGIFTITASTAGNKAGPAISLSFVMAAIACALAALCYAEFASTVPVAGSAYTFGYATFGEFLAWILGWDLILEFAVGAAVVAKGWSSYLGSVFGFAGGTVDIGGLAVDWGAMAIIAVVTTLLVLGTRLSSQVSAVITAIKVAVVLMVIIVGFFYVKSENYAPFVPPAETGAGTEKSVDSTLFSLMTGGGDSAYGWYGVLAAASIVFFAFIGFDVVATTAEETRNPRKDVPRGILGSLAIVTVLYVLVTIVVTGMVSYKQLATGPDGDAKNLADAFALNGVTWAEKIIAIGALAGLTTVVMVLMLGQSRVLFAMCRDGLLPRSLSKTSTRFGTPARLTILIGVVVAIVAGFFPIDKLEEMVNVGTLFAFIVVAAGVVVLRRTRPDLERGFTVPGGPVIPVLAILACLWLMLNLSALTWIRFIVWMVIGVAIYFLYSQRHSMVGKRERGEVADPVGSPERQ; encoded by the coding sequence ATGTCCAATCCGCTCACCCGCATCAAATCCATCGAGCAGTCGATGGCAGATACGGACGAACCCGAACACAGTCTCCGCAAGAACCTGTCCGCCTGGAACCTGATCGTCTTCGGTGTGTCGGTCGTGATCGGCGCGGGCATCTTCACCATCACGGCGTCCACCGCGGGCAACAAGGCAGGCCCGGCCATCTCACTGTCGTTCGTGATGGCCGCGATCGCGTGCGCGCTCGCCGCCCTCTGCTACGCGGAGTTCGCCTCGACGGTCCCCGTCGCAGGATCGGCGTACACGTTCGGCTACGCGACCTTCGGCGAGTTCCTCGCCTGGATTCTCGGCTGGGATCTCATCCTCGAGTTCGCCGTCGGTGCGGCGGTCGTCGCCAAGGGGTGGTCGAGTTACCTCGGCAGTGTCTTCGGATTCGCCGGCGGCACGGTCGACATCGGTGGCCTCGCGGTCGACTGGGGAGCGATGGCGATCATCGCCGTGGTCACCACCCTGCTGGTGCTGGGCACGCGACTCTCGTCGCAGGTGTCCGCGGTCATCACCGCGATCAAGGTCGCCGTGGTGCTGATGGTGATCATTGTCGGCTTCTTCTACGTCAAGAGCGAGAACTACGCGCCGTTCGTCCCGCCGGCCGAAACCGGTGCGGGGACGGAGAAGTCGGTCGATTCGACGCTCTTCTCCCTGATGACCGGCGGCGGCGACAGCGCCTACGGTTGGTACGGCGTCCTGGCGGCTGCGTCGATCGTGTTCTTCGCGTTCATCGGCTTCGACGTCGTCGCGACCACCGCCGAGGAGACCCGGAATCCGCGCAAGGACGTCCCGCGCGGCATCCTCGGCTCGCTGGCCATCGTGACCGTCCTCTACGTTCTCGTCACCATCGTCGTGACCGGCATGGTCAGCTACAAGCAGCTCGCGACGGGCCCCGACGGCGACGCCAAGAACCTGGCGGACGCATTCGCGTTGAACGGCGTGACCTGGGCCGAGAAGATCATCGCGATCGGTGCTCTGGCCGGTCTGACGACAGTGGTGATGGTGCTGATGCTCGGGCAGTCGCGGGTGCTGTTCGCGATGTGCCGCGACGGCCTGCTGCCGCGGTCGTTGTCCAAGACGAGCACGCGGTTCGGCACGCCCGCCCGACTGACGATCCTGATCGGCGTGGTCGTCGCGATCGTCGCCGGCTTCTTCCCGATCGACAAACTCGAAGAGATGGTGAACGTCGGCACGCTGTTCGCGTTCATCGTCGTGGCCGCCGGTGTCGTCGTGTTGCGGCGCACCCGACCCGATCTCGAGCGCGGCTTCACCGTGCCGGGTGGACCCGTGATCCCGGTTCTCGCCATCCTCGCCTGCCTCTGGCTGATGCTGAATCTGTCGGCGCTCACCTGGATTCGGTTCATCGTCTGGATGGTGATCGGTGTGGCGATCTACTTCCTCTACAGCCAGCGCCACTCGATGGTCGGCAAACGTGAGCGTGGCGAGGTCGCCGACCCGGTCGGATCACCAGAGCGTCAGTAG
- the ahcY gene encoding adenosylhomocysteinase, protein MTTAQAPHADSRNGIDFKVADLSLADFGRKEIELAEHEMPGLMSLRREYADVLPLKGARVSGSLHMTVQTAVLIETLVALGAEVRWASCNIFSTQDHAAAAIVVGPHGTPDEPKGVPVFAWKGETLEEYWWAAEQMLTWPNEPANMILDDGGDATMLVLRGAEFEKAGVVPPADDDHSAEYKVFLELLRAGFESDKSKWTTIADSVQGVTEETTTGVLRLYQFAAAGELTFPAINVNDSVTKSKFDNKYGTRHSLIDGINRGTDVLIGGKKVLICGYGDVGKGCAESLAGQGARVQVTEIDPINALQALMDGFDVVTVEEAIGNADIVITSTGNLGIITLAHMRQMKNQAILGNIGHFDNEIDMAGLENSGAKRITIKPQVDQWIFDSGNSIIVLSEGRLLNLGNATGHPSFVMSNSFSNQVIAQIELWTKNDEYDNEVYRLPKHLDEKVAKIHVEALGGTLTKLTKEQAEYINVDVDGPFKPEHYRY, encoded by the coding sequence ATGACGACTGCGCAGGCTCCGCACGCCGACAGCCGCAACGGGATCGACTTCAAGGTGGCCGACCTGTCCCTCGCGGACTTCGGCCGCAAGGAGATCGAGTTGGCCGAGCACGAGATGCCGGGCCTGATGTCCCTGCGGCGCGAATATGCAGATGTGCTGCCACTCAAGGGTGCTCGCGTCTCGGGCTCGCTGCACATGACGGTGCAGACCGCGGTGCTGATCGAGACGCTGGTCGCGCTCGGCGCGGAGGTCCGCTGGGCCTCGTGCAACATCTTCTCCACCCAGGACCACGCGGCGGCCGCGATCGTCGTCGGCCCCCACGGCACCCCGGACGAGCCGAAGGGTGTCCCGGTCTTCGCGTGGAAGGGCGAGACCCTCGAGGAGTACTGGTGGGCCGCCGAGCAGATGCTGACCTGGCCGAACGAGCCGGCGAACATGATTCTCGACGACGGCGGCGACGCCACCATGCTGGTGCTGCGCGGCGCCGAGTTCGAGAAGGCGGGCGTGGTCCCGCCGGCCGACGACGACCACTCCGCCGAGTACAAGGTCTTCCTCGAACTGCTGCGCGCCGGCTTCGAGTCGGACAAGTCGAAGTGGACGACGATCGCCGACTCGGTCCAGGGTGTGACCGAGGAGACCACCACCGGTGTGCTGCGCCTGTACCAGTTCGCCGCCGCGGGTGAACTGACGTTCCCGGCGATCAACGTCAACGACTCGGTCACCAAGTCCAAGTTCGACAACAAGTACGGCACCCGCCACTCGCTGATCGACGGCATCAACCGCGGCACCGACGTGCTGATCGGCGGCAAGAAGGTCCTCATCTGCGGCTACGGGGACGTGGGCAAGGGCTGCGCCGAGTCGCTGGCCGGCCAGGGCGCACGCGTGCAGGTCACCGAGATCGATCCGATCAACGCGCTGCAGGCGCTGATGGACGGATTCGACGTCGTGACGGTCGAGGAGGCCATCGGCAACGCCGACATCGTCATCACCTCGACCGGCAACCTGGGGATCATCACGCTGGCGCACATGCGTCAGATGAAGAACCAGGCCATTCTCGGCAACATCGGCCACTTCGACAACGAGATCGACATGGCCGGACTCGAGAACTCCGGCGCCAAGCGGATCACCATCAAGCCGCAGGTCGACCAGTGGATCTTCGACTCCGGAAACTCGATCATCGTGCTGTCCGAGGGCCGACTGCTGAACCTGGGCAACGCCACAGGTCACCCGTCGTTCGTGATGAGCAACAGCTTCTCCAACCAGGTGATCGCGCAGATCGAACTGTGGACCAAGAACGACGAGTACGACAACGAGGTCTACCGCCTGCCCAAGCACCTGGACGAGAAGGTGGCGAAGATCCACGTCGAGGCACTCGGCGGCACTCTCACCAAGCTCACCAAGGAGCAGGCCGAGTACATCAACGTCGACGTCGACGGTCCGTTCAAGCCTGAGCACTACCGCTACTGA
- a CDS encoding Rv0361 family membrane protein, whose amino-acid sequence MAPPPYQPFGPMPGGYPPPFPPPPPPRRNGGVIAAIVAGVLAVVAVSALVVTVAVRSSGSDDGDVAVTTSSTASSTTSSPDGESAASQAEVSAIRSAMQNFVDAVNSRSVARIQASVCTPVRSQVTKPLDITGNVVLEELSEVTVTGDSAESTVSTHLEVGNQRSTTKQNPESFARENGTWFVCPGAEPDIGT is encoded by the coding sequence ATGGCCCCGCCGCCGTATCAACCGTTCGGACCGATGCCCGGCGGTTATCCCCCGCCGTTCCCACCGCCGCCGCCACCGCGCCGCAACGGCGGCGTGATCGCGGCGATCGTCGCCGGGGTGCTCGCCGTGGTCGCGGTCTCCGCGTTGGTCGTCACAGTCGCCGTACGCAGCTCCGGGTCCGACGACGGTGACGTCGCGGTCACGACGTCGAGCACCGCATCGTCCACGACGTCGTCGCCCGACGGAGAGTCGGCCGCGAGTCAGGCCGAGGTCAGTGCCATCCGGTCGGCGATGCAGAACTTCGTCGACGCGGTGAACTCGCGCAGCGTCGCGCGCATCCAGGCATCGGTGTGCACGCCGGTGCGCTCGCAGGTGACCAAACCCCTCGACATCACCGGCAATGTCGTCCTCGAGGAACTGTCCGAGGTCACGGTGACCGGCGATTCGGCCGAGTCGACGGTCAGCACGCACCTCGAGGTAGGCAATCAGCGGTCGACGACCAAGCAGAACCCCGAGAGCTTCGCCCGCGAGAACGGCACCTGGTTCGTCTGCCCAGGCGCCGAACCCGACATCGGGACATAG
- a CDS encoding dTMP kinase: MGQLIAVEGLDGAGKNTLVTALVDRWRSDGLRVWTLTFPRYGASVTADLAAEALHGRHGDLRDSVYAMALMFALDRADAAAEIRAAVADHDIVLLDRYVASNAAYNAARLGQDSDGEVVEWVRHLEFDRFGLPAPDHHVLLGVPPRVAMDRAAHRAATDASRPQDLYERDSDLQLRVDGVYRQLAQSNWMSPWLSTADGDVADLAARLSRE, translated from the coding sequence GTGGGCCAACTCATAGCGGTCGAAGGACTCGACGGCGCCGGCAAGAACACCTTGGTGACCGCTCTCGTGGACCGCTGGCGCAGCGACGGTCTGCGCGTGTGGACACTCACCTTCCCCCGCTACGGCGCATCCGTCACCGCGGACCTGGCCGCGGAGGCCCTGCACGGCCGGCACGGGGATCTGCGTGACAGCGTGTACGCGATGGCGTTGATGTTCGCACTCGACCGGGCCGATGCCGCTGCCGAGATCCGCGCCGCCGTCGCCGATCACGACATCGTGCTGCTCGACCGCTATGTCGCGTCGAACGCCGCCTACAACGCGGCGAGGCTCGGCCAGGACAGCGACGGAGAGGTCGTCGAGTGGGTTCGGCACCTCGAGTTCGACCGCTTCGGCCTCCCCGCACCCGACCACCATGTACTCCTGGGGGTACCGCCGCGGGTCGCGATGGACCGAGCGGCACATCGCGCGGCCACCGACGCGTCGCGGCCGCAGGATCTCTACGAGCGCGACAGTGACCTCCAGCTCCGCGTTGATGGCGTGTATCGCCAACTGGCCCAGTCGAATTGGATGTCGCCCTGGCTCTCCACCGCAGACGGTGACGTCGCCGACCTGGCGGCTCGTCTGTCGCGCGAATGA
- the mtrA gene encoding MtrAB system response regulator MtrA encodes MKPRILVVDDDAALAEMLTIVLRGEGFEPFVVGDGTQALTAVREVRPDLVLLDLMLPGMNGIDVCRVLRADSGVPIVMLTAKSDTVDVVLGLESGADDYMVKPFKPKELVARVRARLRRTDEEPAELLSIGPVEIDVPAHKVTRDGVPISLTPLEFDLLVALARKPRQVFTRDVLLEQVWGYRHPADTRLVNVHVQRLRAKVETDPENPEVVLTVRGVGYKAGPP; translated from the coding sequence ATGAAGCCTCGCATCCTTGTCGTCGATGACGACGCCGCGCTCGCCGAGATGCTGACGATCGTGCTGCGGGGTGAAGGTTTCGAACCTTTCGTGGTGGGTGACGGGACCCAGGCGCTGACCGCCGTCCGCGAGGTCCGTCCGGACCTCGTCCTCCTCGACCTCATGCTTCCCGGGATGAACGGCATCGATGTGTGTCGGGTGCTGCGGGCCGATTCGGGTGTCCCGATCGTGATGCTCACCGCCAAGTCCGACACCGTCGACGTGGTCCTCGGTCTGGAATCCGGTGCCGACGACTACATGGTGAAGCCGTTCAAGCCGAAGGAACTCGTCGCGCGTGTGCGTGCGCGTCTGCGGCGCACCGACGAGGAGCCGGCCGAGCTGCTGTCCATCGGGCCGGTGGAGATCGACGTCCCCGCGCACAAGGTGACCCGCGACGGTGTGCCCATCTCGCTGACCCCGCTCGAGTTCGACCTCCTGGTCGCCCTGGCGCGCAAACCGCGACAGGTCTTCACCCGCGACGTCCTGCTCGAACAGGTGTGGGGATACCGCCATCCGGCGGACACTAGACTCGTCAATGTGCATGTCCAGCGTCTACGAGCGAAGGTCGAGACCGACCCGGAGAATCCCGAGGTCGTGCTGACGGTGAGGGGGGTCGGCTACAAGGCCGGCCCGCCGTGA
- the mtrB gene encoding MtrAB system histidine kinase MtrB, whose product MIGRPRRRVNSTFGRITRAVSSIGRAFGKIWRRSLQLRVVVSTLVLSFVVILILVFVLISQITDRLLDVKLAAATEEVERARVAVERDLTSSDGNMSVQNRLRQTRSLLTDRDVDTSENSGTVGTFDTVLLVPGTEENGSDSGVGPSTEIPDNLRDMVQGGQVAYQYSSIPNASGGSEPALIVGTPTNSAVPGLELYLVFPLTSEQNTVDLVRGTLLTGGVVLLGLLAAIAWLVSRQVVLPVRSASRIAVRFADGRLKERMPVRGEDDMARLAMSFNDMAESLSKQITHLEEFGGLQRQFTSDVSHELRTPLTTVRMASDVLYEGRDDLDPVRKRSVELLDKELDRFETLLNELLEISRHDAGMAELAAERMDMAIPIDGALATVGHLAEETGTELVLDLPTEPVIAEIDPRRVERILRNLLANAIDHGERNPVVLTMRSDGDAVAITVRDNGIGLRPGEEKLVFNRFWRSDPSRFRRSGGTGLGLAISIEDARLHQGRLEAWGEPGKGACFRLTLPLVRGHKVLGSPLPLKPVGGIARTSSGARTSTQKSPALKSEPDAGQGDPTARTAESNPGGGGGVTA is encoded by the coding sequence GTGATCGGTCGACCCCGCCGCCGCGTCAACAGCACCTTCGGGCGCATCACCCGCGCCGTGAGCAGTATCGGTCGAGCCTTCGGGAAGATCTGGCGTCGATCGCTGCAGCTTCGCGTGGTGGTGTCGACGTTGGTGCTGTCTTTTGTCGTGATCCTGATCCTGGTGTTCGTTCTGATCAGCCAGATCACCGACCGTCTGCTCGACGTCAAGCTGGCGGCCGCCACCGAGGAGGTGGAACGCGCCCGCGTCGCGGTCGAGCGCGACCTGACCAGCAGTGACGGCAACATGTCCGTGCAGAACCGGCTGCGCCAGACCCGGTCGCTGCTGACCGATCGGGACGTCGACACCAGCGAGAACTCGGGGACCGTCGGCACCTTCGACACCGTCCTGCTGGTACCCGGCACCGAGGAGAACGGCAGCGACAGCGGGGTCGGTCCGTCCACGGAGATCCCGGACAATCTGCGCGACATGGTGCAGGGCGGCCAGGTCGCGTACCAGTATTCGTCGATCCCCAACGCGTCCGGCGGCAGCGAGCCCGCCCTCATCGTCGGGACCCCGACGAACTCGGCGGTGCCCGGTCTCGAGTTGTATCTCGTGTTCCCGTTGACGAGCGAACAGAACACGGTCGATCTCGTCCGGGGCACGTTGCTGACCGGCGGTGTGGTCCTGCTCGGCCTGCTGGCCGCCATCGCCTGGCTGGTGTCGAGGCAGGTGGTGTTGCCGGTGCGATCCGCGTCGCGCATCGCGGTGCGGTTCGCCGACGGCAGGCTCAAGGAGCGGATGCCGGTGCGCGGCGAGGACGACATGGCGCGGCTGGCCATGTCGTTCAACGACATGGCCGAGAGCCTGTCCAAACAGATCACCCATCTCGAGGAGTTCGGCGGACTGCAACGGCAGTTCACCTCGGATGTCAGTCACGAACTCCGGACGCCGCTGACCACCGTCCGGATGGCCAGCGACGTGCTCTACGAGGGTCGCGACGACCTCGACCCGGTGCGCAAACGGTCCGTCGAGCTCCTGGACAAGGAACTCGACCGGTTCGAGACGCTGCTCAACGAACTGCTCGAGATCTCCCGTCACGACGCCGGCATGGCCGAACTGGCCGCCGAACGGATGGACATGGCGATCCCGATCGACGGTGCCCTCGCCACCGTCGGTCATCTCGCCGAGGAGACCGGCACCGAACTGGTCCTCGACCTGCCGACCGAACCGGTGATCGCCGAGATCGATCCGCGTCGCGTGGAGCGGATCCTGCGCAATCTGCTGGCCAACGCGATCGACCACGGCGAGCGCAACCCGGTCGTCCTGACCATGCGGTCGGACGGCGATGCGGTCGCGATCACCGTGCGGGACAACGGTATCGGTCTGCGGCCCGGTGAAGAGAAACTCGTGTTCAACCGGTTCTGGCGGTCGGATCCGTCCCGGTTCCGGCGCTCGGGCGGCACCGGGCTGGGGCTCGCGATCAGCATCGAGGACGCCCGGTTGCACCAGGGGCGTCTCGAGGCGTGGGGTGAGCCGGGCAAGGGTGCGTGCTTCCGGCTGACGCTCCCACTGGTGCGGGGTCACAAGGTGCTCGGCTCGCCGCTTCCGCTCAAGCCGGTCGGTGGCATCGCGCGCACGTCATCCGGCGCTCGGACCAGCACTCAGAAGAGCCCCGCGCTGAAGTCCGAACCCGACGCGGGTCAGGGCGATCCCACGGCGCGGACGGCGGAGAGCAATCCCGGGGGAGGTGGCGGTGTCACCGCCTGA
- the lpqB gene encoding MtrAB system accessory lipoprotein LpqB produces MSPPDRTIGRRRPWHRSRWAVPIALVLACLLAACGSIPNNSSPQPITAFARQGPTNAVPVPQRDMDPEALVRAFLKATADPDAGHGAARNFLTTASSEQWDDRGDMLVVDEINVFVDQRSEDAVRLRLIGDNVGTLKSDGQLLPATGRVETTLALTRVGDQWRIDGPLPNGTMIDRNQFDAAYRAVTLYFTDRNLQRLVADPRWLYAGKDTEPTVLINHLIAGQAADLDGSVDSGFPNGAALRGPVSSLSGGGVRIELTGIGSSSVRDRTALAAQIIWTLDGADIGGPYIINADGGPLIPERASGWQTADVRSFDPTAVPATDVGLNIIRSGALLKVTDSGTVPVGGPLGTSTAVRSATISSDGQRTAAVLARSNPTPRLDLAIGPYGAEPGVAVSGNSITRPSFGQDANTVWAVLDGRPVQWVRHESGASDRLTSVDASSIATVARGAITELQVCPDGVRAALIVGGQVVFAVISTNAEGAVSLTSPRIAAYNIGNRAVSLDWASPTTLMIARDAVESPVVQLAINGTPAVGLLSGNLSPPVRAVVADQSTVYVGDTRGVLRLGSANGQPDQYWTEVEPAMSPNAVPVLP; encoded by the coding sequence GTGTCACCGCCTGACAGGACCATCGGCCGTCGACGACCGTGGCACCGCTCCCGGTGGGCGGTGCCGATCGCGCTGGTGCTGGCCTGCCTGCTGGCTGCATGCGGCTCGATCCCGAACAACTCGTCGCCGCAGCCCATCACGGCGTTCGCGCGCCAGGGTCCCACGAACGCCGTGCCGGTCCCGCAACGTGACATGGACCCCGAGGCGCTCGTCCGTGCGTTCCTCAAGGCGACGGCGGACCCCGACGCCGGTCACGGCGCGGCGCGCAACTTCCTGACGACTGCCTCCTCGGAGCAGTGGGACGATCGTGGCGACATGCTCGTCGTCGACGAGATCAACGTCTTCGTCGACCAGCGCAGCGAGGACGCGGTTCGGCTGCGGCTGATCGGGGACAACGTCGGGACGCTGAAATCGGACGGTCAGTTGCTGCCGGCGACCGGGCGGGTGGAGACGACCCTGGCGCTCACCCGGGTGGGTGACCAGTGGCGCATCGACGGCCCGCTGCCCAACGGGACCATGATCGACCGCAACCAGTTCGACGCGGCGTATCGGGCGGTCACCCTCTACTTCACCGACCGCAACCTGCAGCGCCTGGTGGCCGACCCGCGCTGGCTCTACGCCGGCAAGGACACCGAGCCGACGGTGCTGATCAACCATCTGATCGCCGGGCAGGCCGCCGATCTCGACGGATCGGTGGACAGCGGTTTCCCCAACGGCGCGGCGCTGCGCGGCCCGGTGTCGTCGCTGTCCGGCGGTGGCGTGCGGATCGAGCTCACCGGCATCGGATCGAGTTCGGTGCGTGACCGCACGGCGCTCGCGGCGCAGATCATCTGGACCCTCGACGGCGCCGACATCGGTGGTCCGTACATCATCAACGCCGACGGTGGGCCGTTGATCCCGGAGCGTGCGTCCGGATGGCAGACCGCGGATGTCCGCTCGTTCGACCCGACCGCCGTACCGGCGACCGACGTCGGGCTCAACATCATCCGGTCCGGGGCGCTCCTCAAGGTCACCGACTCGGGCACCGTCCCGGTCGGCGGCCCCCTGGGCACGAGCACTGCGGTGCGTTCGGCGACGATCTCGTCGGACGGCCAACGGACCGCTGCGGTACTCGCACGATCGAATCCGACTCCGAGACTCGACCTCGCGATCGGGCCCTACGGCGCCGAGCCGGGGGTGGCGGTGTCCGGGAACTCGATCACCAGGCCGTCGTTCGGGCAGGACGCGAACACGGTGTGGGCGGTTCTCGACGGCCGACCCGTTCAGTGGGTGCGCCACGAGAGTGGTGCCAGTGATCGGCTGACCAGCGTCGACGCCTCCTCGATCGCGACCGTCGCACGTGGCGCGATCACCGAACTCCAGGTCTGTCCCGACGGGGTGCGGGCGGCTCTGATCGTCGGTGGGCAGGTCGTGTTCGCGGTGATCTCGACCAATGCCGAGGGTGCGGTGTCGCTGACCAGCCCGCGGATCGCGGCATACAACATCGGCAACCGCGCGGTGTCGCTGGACTGGGCGTCACCGACGACATTGATGATCGCCCGCGATGCGGTCGAATCGCCGGTCGTGCAGTTGGCCATCAACGGCACCCCGGCGGTGGGTCTGCTGAGCGGGAACCTGTCGCCGCCGGTGCGGGCCGTGGTGGCCGACCAGTCTACCGTCTACGTCGGCGACACCCGCGGCGTCCTGCGGCTGGGCAGTGCCAACGGCCAGCCCGACCAGTACTGGACCGAGGTCGAACCGGCGATGTCCCCGAACGCGGTCCCCGTCCTGCCCTGA
- a CDS encoding ComF family protein, whose product MAARRRIGVAAHVSEILRSGSDLVLPTVCGGCGAVGVPWCPDCATTLADVPIRLDPRVEIGVDAWALGRYRGAYRDSLIALKEHGRRDLRAPLGRALAGALCTLAGWGELPDRDLLTLVPAPTRRASARRRGGDPVAAIARVAAADLGPRVRVPDLLVTSTWARDSAGLDARHRVRNLAGAIRVRRTRSLRHDPGAVVLIDDVLTTGATAAESARVLASVGITVHAVVVVAGA is encoded by the coding sequence ATGGCCGCGCGCCGACGAATCGGCGTGGCCGCCCACGTGTCCGAGATCCTGCGATCCGGGTCGGACCTCGTCCTGCCCACGGTGTGCGGCGGTTGCGGGGCCGTCGGGGTGCCGTGGTGTCCCGACTGCGCCACCACCCTCGCCGACGTCCCGATACGGCTGGACCCCCGGGTGGAGATCGGCGTCGACGCGTGGGCGCTCGGCCGCTACCGGGGCGCCTACCGCGACTCGCTGATCGCGCTCAAGGAGCACGGTCGGCGAGATCTCCGCGCGCCGCTGGGGCGCGCACTGGCCGGTGCGCTGTGCACGCTGGCAGGGTGGGGTGAACTCCCCGACCGCGACCTCCTGACCCTCGTCCCTGCCCCCACCCGCCGAGCGTCGGCCCGACGTCGTGGCGGCGATCCGGTCGCCGCGATCGCCCGGGTGGCCGCGGCGGATCTCGGTCCGCGCGTGCGGGTCCCCGACCTGCTGGTGACCTCGACCTGGGCGCGGGACTCCGCCGGCCTCGACGCCCGACACCGGGTACGCAACCTCGCCGGCGCCATCCGCGTCCGTCGCACGCGTTCGCTGCGCCACGACCCCGGTGCCGTGGTGCTGATCGATGATGTCCTGACCACCGGGGCCACCGCGGCCGAGTCGGCCCGGGTGCTCGCGTCCGTGGGCATCACCGTGCACGCCGTGGTGGTGGTCGCGGGCGCCTGA